CGCGCCGGCCGCTCGGGGGAGGTGCCGGTGGGCGCTGTGCTTGTCGACGGTGCCGGCCTGGTGATCGCCCGCGGGCTCAACCGGCCCGTGGCGGGCTCCGACCCGACGGCGCACGCCGAGATCGTCACCCTCAGGCGCGCCGCCCGGCGCCTCGGCAACTACCGCCTCCCCGGGACAACGCTCTACGTCACGGTCGAGCCGTGCGCGATGTGCGCCGGCGCTCTCGTGCAGGCGCGGGTCTCACGGGTCGTCTTCGGCGCCGCCGACCCGAAGGGGGGCGCCGCGCGGACGCTGTATCGCATTCTCGACGACCCGCGGCTGAACCACCGGGCGGAAGTCACCAGCGGAGTCCTCGAATCCGACTGCCGCGAAATGATTCAAGAATTCTTTCGTGTCCGCCGTCGCCGGTCCTGAATTTGCATCCCGCCCCGCCCGCCGCTATACTCCGCGCCGGAGAGGTGTCCGAGTGGCCGAAGGAGCCGGTCTCGAAAACCGGTAGAGCCGTAAGGTTCTCGTGGGTTCAAATCCCACCCTCTCCGCCAACGCGACCCCTCCGCGGCGCGATGTTCCCGTGGGGTGGAGGTCCTGGTGCTCGGGGTCGCGTTCGGCGGCCGATCGGATCGGGGCGCCGTAACTGCGCGGTGGCGCTTCGCGCCGCCTTCTTCCTGCGAATCCCTCGCGGCAGCGCCCTTCGAGGTCTTTCTGTGGAATGTGCTCGGGATTCGAATTCGGGGCGCGATCGGAATCGCGCCCCGTGACTGCGCGGAGCTTCGCGCTTCTTCCGGGGCGGCCGATCCGATCGGCCGCCGTAACTGCGCGGTGCTTCGCACTTTTTCCTGGGCCGCGATCGAAATCGCGGTCCGTGACTCGCGAAGGCGCTGCGCGCCGTCTCTCGTCTGTCCGTCCCGTCCGAACTCAGTCCATGGGCGCAGGCGGCAATTCCTTGCCTTATGCGTGATTTTCGTCTATTTTCGCCGGCGGAGAGATGTCCGAGTGGTCGAAGGAGCACGCCTGGAGAGCGTGTAGGGTCCTAAAGGCCCTCGCGGGTTCGAATCCCGCTCTCTCCGCCAGCCGCCGGGGCTCCGGGGAGAGCGGCGGGAGGGTGGATTGTGTTTGGCGCGGGCCGACATCGGCCGGCGGGCGGGGATGACCTGGTCCTGCGCGGCGGGAACCTGTGAACCCCGTCAGGTCCGGAAGGAAGCAGCGGTAAACAGGACCTCCCGGGTGCCGCAGGGGCGCCTGGCCTGAACCGTCCCGCCGGTCGATGCCGGCCCGCGGTGTCCCCGGGCGCGGGACGACGACAGGAGGGGTGAGTGGCCGATTCCTACCAGGTTTTCGCGCTGCGCTGGCGGCCCCAACGCTTCGCGGACGTCGTCGGGCAGGAGCACGTCACCCGCCCCCTGCAGAACGCCCTGCGCGAGAACCGCGTGCCGCACGCCTTCCTGCTCACCGGCGCCCGCGGCGTCGGCAAGACGACCACGGCCCGCATCCTCGCCAAGGCGCTCGTCTGCGAGAAGGGCCCGGCGGCCGAGCCCTGCAACGAGTGCCGCTTCTGCCGCGAGGTGACCGCCGGCAACGCGATCGACGTCATCGAGATGGACGCGGCCTCGAACACCGGCATCGACGACGTGCGCGACCTCAAGGAGAGCCTGATGTACGCGCCGGCGGCGGCGCGGCTCAAGGTCTACATCGTGGACGAGGTCCACATGCTCTCGAAGGCGGCCTTCAACGCCTTCCTCAAGACGCTCGAGGAGCCGCCGGCCCACGTCAAGTTCATCTTCGCGACGACCGACCTGCACAAGGTCCCGGTCACCATCCAGTCGCGCTGCCAGCGCTACGACTTCCGTCTCCTGGACCGCGCCGAGATCGTCGAGCAGCTGCGGCGCATCGTCGAGGCCGAGGGGATCTCGATGAGCCCGGCGGCGCTCGGCGCCGTCGCC
This portion of the bacterium genome encodes:
- the tadA gene encoding tRNA adenosine(34) deaminase TadA, with the translated sequence MAAATKRPAADDERFMRLALREAARAGRSGEVPVGAVLVDGAGLVIARGLNRPVAGSDPTAHAEIVTLRRAARRLGNYRLPGTTLYVTVEPCAMCAGALVQARVSRVVFGAADPKGGAARTLYRILDDPRLNHRAEVTSGVLESDCREMIQEFFRVRRRRS
- the dnaX gene encoding DNA polymerase III subunit gamma/tau, which produces MADSYQVFALRWRPQRFADVVGQEHVTRPLQNALRENRVPHAFLLTGARGVGKTTTARILAKALVCEKGPAAEPCNECRFCREVTAGNAIDVIEMDAASNTGIDDVRDLKESLMYAPAAARLKVYIVDEVHMLSKAAFNAFLKTLEEPPAHVKFIFATTDLHKVPVTIQSRCQRYDFRLLDRAEIVEQLRRIVEAEGISMSPAALGAVASAGEGSMRDAESLLEQVVAYCGRTVADDEVARALGLPEEKLLLAFCADLLARRGGACLAALDHVAALGMDARIFAREVLGMLRHLAVLRAVPEATDLVPTTAETLAELRRLAAQASPGHLQSLFEIFLRVETEVRQATFPRLLLELAVLRAVGLEELQQIETLLARLEGLERRLAGAVPPDGGEGEGAFAPPPPAVAGNGASDAP